From the Bacillus sp. FJAT-22090 genome, the window GTGAGCTTATTGCACGAGTAAAGGCAAATATGAGAAGACATCAAACAATTCAAGAAGACACTGAAGTAATAACAAATGATATTACAATAGGTCCATTAACTATCCAACCGGATGCATACTTAGTGTTAAAGAGAGAGGAAACAATTGAATTAACACATAGAGAATTTGAGTTATTACATTATTTAGCCAAACATATTGGACAAGTGATGACTCGTGAACATTTGCTTCAAACGGTTTGGGGTTATGATTATTTTGGTGATGTACGTACAGTCGATGTAACCATTCGACGTCTACGAGAAAAGATTGAAGATAATCCAAGTCATCCGACATGGATTGTAACTAGAAGAGGCGTTGGTTATTACTTACGAAATCCTGAACAGGAGTAGAAAAAATGCAAAAGGTTGGTTATTTTAAATCAATTCACGTTAAGGTTGTTTTGATTTATATTTTGTTAATAATTATCGCCATGCAAATAATCGGTTTGTATTTTGTGAAAGAACTCGAGGA encodes:
- the yycF gene encoding response regulator YycF, with protein sequence MSKKILVVDDEKPIADILQFNLKKEGYQVFCAYDGDEALKKVEEFQPDLMLLDIMLPNRDGMEVCREIRKRYDFPIIMLTAKDSEIDKVLGLELGADDYVTKPFSTRELIARVKANMRRHQTIQEDTEVITNDITIGPLTIQPDAYLVLKREETIELTHREFELLHYLAKHIGQVMTREHLLQTVWGYDYFGDVRTVDVTIRRLREKIEDNPSHPTWIVTRRGVGYYLRNPEQE